Genomic window (Diabrotica undecimpunctata isolate CICGRU chromosome 6, icDiaUnde3, whole genome shotgun sequence):
tataatttatactcCAAAAATGTAATGTCATAGAAGTTTATATGAAAATTTATAAGTTTACAATAAACACATGGTTATTTTAATTTAAGGTCTATTAACAGTcatttgataataaaaaataatattaaatataagagaagtaaaaaacttaatgaattgttaaataaataatcaaactgaaagtaaaaattgtagaaaattaTTACATAAAAGAAAATGGTGTCATAttgattaaaaacaattattttgttAATTCTGGAGAATTTTTCGAAGTGATAGTCTGATTTTAAATTACcctgtattattttttttaccaaATGCATTGCTTGTATTTATTTGGTATAATATTTTTCATGTTCTTTATATATGACACATATTCTTGATTTTTTAAGTTTCTCTGGCTAATTTCAAACAACAGAGTGTGAAAATATTTTTCATCCATCACAAATTGTAAACAGTGGATAAGAGACAGTTTAAGATAAATCTcttgattattatttttgtagaatttgcTAAAAATGTGTCTCCAAATTTTTCTTCCATTGATCATATCAATATTTATTAGTGTATTATACCTTATCTAATTTCTTGGATTTCAACTAATATTCTTTCCAAGCACTATATGCATAAAGTATTGCCAGACTCACATGTCCTATATgtttcaaaatataaatttttaaacagtttttagtAGACCAGATTTTAAACCGTTTCTATAGTTTGTTATTAAACCCTTTATTAAATCAGTCCTTCATGTTTTAAATTTGGTAGTCGAATTGCTAATAATAAGGAGATTATTTAAAACtttatgacattaaaaaaaaattttaaactgaaatttgaatcatttttacaaaggtgttcaaaaataaagcaaaataaataaatttaccaTTGCTGCAATGTCCCAACATATGTTTAGGCATgtcattctttctttttgtctgATATGGGCATTGCGAACACTTGTAGTAAACTGGTGGTACCAAATCTGAATGGTTTAACATATGCGTCGCCAGTACACTCTTTTTTGTAGTATTGAAGTCACATAAGTCACAATGCATAGGTTCACTGGGATGCCTTTTCCCTCTTTTTGAACCCCTTCCAGTTGTTCCACTATCTTCCTCAAATTCCTGGAATATTTAGATAGATTTGAGAAAACTCAAACATACATTAAACATTATACATAAGAAATAGAAGATAATGAAAGCTACAACTACATGGAACCACATAATCTACCAATAAGACACATTAATTATTTCCTTACAGTATCTATCAATTGAGATTTAATTCTAAAAGCTGTTTACAAAACAACTCATCTAAAATAATGTCTAGAATTCCCTTTAAATGTTGATATTATGAAAattcaaaacatcaaatttttttcaaaagtttgCATCACTTACAAAATGTCAACAGAACAATTTCATAACTATAAAAAAGAATTTGTATTGCATATTTTATTTAggtaataaacaaattttttggtATATCTCCTATGGGTTGTGAGAAATTCTTCCAGATCAGGTGATTGTTCAAGATATTATGGAATAGCATATCATTGGGTATGAGTTGATACTACAATTATTCTACATTAATGTACTTCTAGTAAATCAGATGAacagttttttattaattgaAACATCTGAATATCctacttaaataaataaatgtacttacatCTGCATCACACAGCTTGAACTTAGGGTCATGGTTTTTAACTATGATCTTTGCTCTAGGTATATTTTTTGGAAGATTCTTAGGTAGACtcgctctttttctttttctagtATTCTTAGCGGGGTGGTCATCATCTTGAACAATCTCGAATTTGTCTTCTGGAGGAATAATCTCATCTTTAAGGTCGTGGTTAGCGAGAATATGGTCATCAAGCTCATCGATGTTTTCAGTTTCAAAATCACAATCAAGACACCTTAACACGTTTTTTTCGCTATTAAATTCTTCATTTTCTTGAGAAACTAAAGTTTCTATGCTGGTTTTCATTTCTTCTTAAGAGATTTCTTATGTTTTGTTTATGACTCTTTAGGTTATTTAGCAATGGGATTCTTCAATTCTTTTTTGTTGAGTTGATGGTGACGCGCACaggcagaagaaaaagaagtgacATATGACACATCGATAATGCAAGATTAAATTCCATTTCATTTTTTAGAATAGTGTAGAATATTTTTGAAATTCAGTtcatttttacttaaaaatctTTAACCAGCTACAGGATAtacaataaatgttaaaattactaAAAGCATTTACATAATTGCAAATATCTGAAATCATTTTCATTAAAAGTATTGATTTTCAATATGTAATTATAGTTGCATATGTAGTAGGAAAAAACAGGTTCTAGTgtttttgagaaatttttctTATACAAAAAATTTAGATTATATCAAGGTTTATTTGACACTTAAATCTACACCAACAAGATTACAAGCATGCGGAGCATAAACTATGACTGAAACTGAAAAATTCAGAATAATTAAAAGATAACAACACAAAGTTTAAAGAAAACTAGAATGGCAAATACCTGAATTCTTTTTAGAATTGCCCATAAACTCAAGCGAAAATATCACAAATATTGAATTTGGTAGTCGCagaaatttatttaac
Coding sequences:
- the LOC140443035 gene encoding uncharacterized protein isoform X2 gives rise to the protein MKTSIETLVSQENEEFNSEKNVLRCLDCDFETENIDELDDHILANHDLKDEIIPPEDKFEIVQDDDHPAKNTRKRKRASLPKNLPKNIPRAKIIVKNHDPKFKLCDADEFEEDSGTTGRGSKRGKRHPSEPMHCDLCDFNTTKKSVLATHMLNHSDLVPPVYYKCSQCPYQTKRKNDMPKHMLGHCSNDTVPLYKCSSCPYVTKRKGDLPKHEMNHADKSQMFTYKCTECEYFSKRKNDLHKHMLIHSDRQLSGLYKCLKCAYATDKVARFSNHVMSKCVFWESPISLEHIMLEDILATVDKNGVHVLLNDSDDENTNEHAEFVRYIEHAAIKSGAVHTDEGSAVIEDETVEAQLIEEEGAIVIPGDDNDEED